The DNA sequence CAAAGaatgaagactgccagtgatcATGTCAGTCCTCCAACTCCACCACCCTTGGCTGATCACAAGACTATGTTGCATCGTATAGAAATTCAAAGTAGAGAGGTCCTTAAACATGGAAAAATGCCTAAAGATAAATGTTTGGCTAGCCAAGTAGAGACTATAGACAAAGAAGGCAAAATCAAAGGCAGAAAATACCTAAAAGCTGAGCCTGTTTTTGAAAAAAGCAATTCTGATGCTGATCGCTTAGCTGCTCGAAAGAGGCGTTTTGAGGAAGAAACAACAAGAACTAATCGCCTGAGAAGAGTAACcgaggatgaagatgaagggCGACTTGGACTGAAGTGGCTGGGCCATATTCATTTCTCAAAGGGGCTAGACGAGGACAAGAAATATGCTCAACTTGAGATGCCCAAGCATGAGGGCAGAATCGATAAGAATGAGTGTCTGGTTACTTTAAGTACCACAAGTGAAGGGCCAGACTCAGAAATGACCAAAAATCTTGGTCACAATATAGACCTGCAACTTAGGGAACTGGCAGAGGAAGCAACAGATCCTATAAATGATCTTGATAAGAGGATGCATGGAGCAAAGGATCAGCAGTACCTCAGTCTTAAGGTGTCTGATGACAGAAACTTAGAAATGGAACAGCACTTAATTGACCTTAAAAGGCACTCTGCATTGCAACAAATAGATGCACTGAATAGTAAAGAAAGGTTACTCTTTGATCTGGACCACTCACAAAGCTGTAGAAAACAAATGGAGCAAAGCCGTCGTCTCCAGCAGCAGCTACAAGACTGTGACAATACAGATAAAACTGAAAGTACATTTAGCACTGATGTACAAGACTTTGATCATCAAAGTCTTGGAAATGTGTTAGGCAAAACCCCTCTGGATGTTACTGACGTATCACCTCCTCTCAAGCGAAAGAGGTCAGAAGCATTTGATTATCATTTTATCACTAATAAAGAGTGCAATTATCAGGGTTCCAGGCAACTAAATGATGATTCTGAAAGGAATGTTACTTCTGCCTTAGTTGATGAAGATTTGCCTGCAGACTCATTACCTTTGAATGCTGATAAagcaaaagacaaacataaacCAGAAAGCAACTCACACTGGGATGGATTTAAATGCAATAATCACAACACTCTAACAGACATAGAGTTATTAAAGGCTAAGAAATCACTGATTGGTAATGAGGGTCTGAGTTGGGAGAGTAAAATGAAACAGGACACAATGAAAGAAACAAGCTTTCCCAGCACCATTGTGAAACGTGAGAGCATTAGAAAGCGCCTTGTACACGAACTGGAGCCTGGAGAGGTTCGGTCAgactctgatgatgatgatgatgactacACACATATGTCACCAAAGCTGGACTTGTCCCTCAAAAGGGAATGTGAGGGAAAAGTTTTGGACCTCAAGCTCTCGGGTTCCTTGGAAAAAAACAAGTTCTATGAATTTGCACTGGATAAGACAATAACACCAGACACAAAAGCCTTGCTTGAGCGGGCTAAGTCTCTCTCTTCATCAAGGGAAGATAATTGGTCTTTCCTTGGCTATGACTCACGGTTCACAAGCTTTCGAAATTGcacagacaaagagaaagtTGAGCCCACACCAAGACCCATTCCATCCTggtatatgaaaaaaaagaaaatccggTCTGACTGTGAAGGAAAGCTTGATGACAAAAAACAAGACCCAAAGCGAGAAGAACAAGAGAGTGGAGAACTATTTGCGTCTCGTTTTCTGCACAGCTCTATCTTTGAGCAGGACTCAAGACGTCTCCGACATCTTGAATGCAAAGACAATGATCCTGAGATTGGAATCAGTAGAGAGAAGGCTACGATCACTGTAGAAAAGGCTGAGACTGTAGGAGCAGACCTTGTGCAGGAGCCCATAGTGCTGTTCCATAACCGATTTTTGGAgctacagcaaaaaaaagacaaagaccaAGAGTCACACTCTTTGGAAAAAAACGTTGAGGCTGAGACAGTCGAGAAAAATACTGCACCAAATCAAGAACAAGTTCAGTCCCCTAAAGAACCTGATGTTGTGATTGGTTTAAAATCAGTAAGCCCTTCGTTATCGGAATCTCTCCTCAACCCCACAGAGGCTTTTGTACATCAGAATAAGCCAGTCTGTCCTGTTACTGAGTCATCTTTGTTACCAGTTATTGATGAGAAATTTGAAGATACTCAAATAGTCTCCCATCAACTGTCCAGCCCAATGCATGACATTAAAGCAGCTCTTCCAGTAAGCACACCACCTTTGACAAAGATGGACAGCACTGAAGTAGAGCCTGAAGAGGAAATTTATGAACACAAAGGAATTGCAGTGAACACTTTAGCTGAGGAGCAAAATGTTGATGTAAAACCTCCAACACCTGGTGCATGCTTAAGTAATTTGGAGGCAGAGTCTGATCCTGCTGACTGTCTATCTCCTATTCCAGCTAAGCTTAAAGATGTACAAGTGCCTCTTAAAGTAGAGTTGGCTGAAGAGAAAACAGAATATCTTGATTGTAATTCTCACCAGAATGTGGAGTCATCTCTGGAGATGCAGTTGGTGGTCTCTGAACCCGAGGTTGAACCAACACAACCAGTACGGAAACAAGTTaagaataaaaaagcaaaagcaaacccATCAGCATTATTACCTATGCTAGCATCTCAACCAGCTAGCACTGAGAAACCAGCAATACGAAAGAGTGAACGGATTGACAGGGAAAAGCTGAAAAGGACATTGTCACCAAGAGGAGAGGCAACAAAAATGATATCTGACTCCAAAAACTCTTCCAAATCGCCTGTTTATTCAACAGATTTGGAACAGATCAATGACCCAAGCATGCCCCATGGCAGAACACGACAGCGTCGGAATGTTCGTTCTGTCTATGCCACACCACATGAGGATGAGGTGCATCAACAGCAAGGGAAAGATTTTGCTGAATCTTCGCGTTCCATGCGCAAGCGTGCTGATAAAGAATCTGTACAGCAGGATGTATTGACTCCACCAGCCAGCACAAGGAGAGGCCGTCCACCAAAAACACGTAAAAGAGTGGATGATGTGTCTCCAATGAAGGGGGAGCAGACAAAAACACCTGAAGTTGATGACACTAATATCAAAGAGTCTGGAAAAGGTGGTGAAATTACTAAAGTTGCAGAGGGGTGGCGCTCTCCTCGCTCTCAAAAGGTTCAGGCAATAGTTAGAGCTGGACAGAGCAGAAAACCAGCTAAAACGGACAAACCATCAGAGGTTGATATCTCTGAAAGCTTGAAGTCTCAAGTTAAAGCAAAAGATGAGACTCCCTCCCTGGAAAAAGTGGCTAAAAAGTCAGAAACAGATCTGATGGACAAACCACAGATGtctgaaaaatgtgtgaaggtCAAGGTGCCAAGATTGACACGTAATACCAAAACAGTCCCTATTGATAAGTCAGTTAATCTTAAAAACCTTGTTATTGATCTTAGTGGAGATGCAGTTAAAGATGCACTGTATTCTGGGGATGAGAGCAGTCAACACTGTCAAGATCCTTCAAAGACAACTAAAACAGAATTACCTGTCAAAGAGGAGTCTAGAACTGCAAAAGACTTCAAAGATGTAGATGATCTCAGTCCAGATGAGAGGGAAGAATTTCTCTTAGATGTGGAGCCTCCTGCTGAGCCAGAGGCAGTGTTCCTTGCCCGTCAAATGGAATTAGAGAGAGCAGTGGAAAATATTTCTAATCTAGCGGTTGAGCAACCACCACCCTACAAGGAATCATCTTGTCAACCTCCTGTTGTATTAACACCTGTTGCAGCAGAGTCAGATCAAACTGAGGTAGAAAAGCCTGCCAATCCTGCAAGTGAAACTGAGCTTGCTGCTGCAATTGACTCAATTACTGCTGAGAATATTTCTGCTGATGCAGATGGATTTCACACTCCACCTACTTACACATCACTCCTTCCAGCATCAGAGTCACTCGTCTTACCCACTTCAAATGAGGTCATAGAACCAGAGACAAACTTGGTAATAAAGAATATAAGGGATTTTGAGCCAAGTAGTAGTTTGACTCCAGATTCCAAGTCATCTCAACCAACAGTTGTTACTGAATGTCCACCATCAGAGGTACCCAAGAAGGGAGGAAGACCTCGACTAAAAACACCAAAGAAATCCAAAGCTCGAAAAGTTTCTGCCAACAAAAAATCAGATGTGATATCACATGCAGTATTGGAAGCTGAACTGGCAGCAGTTAAACTACCTGAGTCAATTCCTGAAGACATGCCAACCACCAATCCTAAAACAGCCACTTCAGCTGCAGCAGCTACTGTAGTCACTGTCGCTGCTGCATGTAAACATGATGTTGCATCAGTGGTGACCTTAAACACTCCAAAGGAGGCAGAACAACCTGCTATAGACCAGCCCGAACCTCAAGAATCAGCCTTCCATTCTGGAACTAACAGTCCTTCATATTTTAGGTCACCAGAACCATCATCAGAACCAGTAGCACCTGCTCTTACCCCACCATCAACCTGCCTAAATATAACACCATCTCATTCAGCTAAGGTACCTCACACAACCCCAGACTGGGTGACCAGGACAGAAGAGAAAGTGATACCTCCTATACACAAAGTTGCTGTAGTTGCATCAGCTCCAACTGTGGTAGTAGGTGGTCACTCTGCAAATACTGCAATTCCCCCTGACACAAAAGCCTCTGATATTGATCCTAGCTCTAGCACCTTAAGGAAGATTCTAATGGAACCAAAATATGTATCTGCTTTAAACAGCAGTTCTGTGCCAAGCACACTGCTCACAACATCATTAACAGACCCCAGAATGTCCCAGAATGAGAGTTTACCTGTTATAAAATCCTCAGTACTTGAGGATAGACCCAGTCCTGTAACACCAGTTACACCTCAAATGGTGCCTCCACAACAACCTCCTCCACAATCCAGTGAAAATTTGAATATCTTTAAGGAAAAAATGGGCAACACAGTTATCTCTTCTACTGCTACCTCTGTCATTAGTCGAATTCCTATGCCCTTTGATTTTGACAACACCCCGCGTATATCTTTGAGCAACCGCAGCTCTGGACTGTCTCAGCCCAAGCACAAGTATCGTTTTGGCATGAATGACAACAATAGGTACCATGGACTCTCAAATTCTGATGAGGGACGATCTTCTGATAATACACCTAGTAACACAGGCTCAGGTCCTGGTTTGAGGGTAAACACCTCAGAGGGTGTGATGGTACTGAGTTATTCAGGGCAAAAGACAGAGGGTCCCCAGCGTATTGTTGCTAAAATTAGCCAAATCCCACCAGCCAGTGCAGTTGACATTGAATTTCAGCAGTCTGTTTCAAAATCTCATGTTAAACAAGAGCAACTTCAACCTCAGCCATCTACTCCTAAAGTATCCCAGACACCCACAACTCAAGGACACACAGGTGCTATATTAAGCAACCAGGGGTTCAATGCCCAGCCTGTCATTTCCTCCATAAAAAAGGAAGGTCCTGTTTCTGACAAATCTGAAGCATCTTCTCATATTGGTTCACAGAGTGCTCCTTTGAAAACATTCCAACATTTAAGTCCCAGTCATCAGGTCTTGAGGTACAATCAATCTATGTTACAGCAACATCATATTAAAAAAGCATCTGTTCTAGAACCTATTTCAGTGAAAGGTGATGTTAAACAATCACAGTCCTTCAATCACAGCCCAGTTTTAAGTCCACACCCCTCCCCTTTGCCAGGAAATCACATTTCAAGTCCAGCAACTCCTAATGATAGATTGGCCTGTCATCCAAAACATGAATTACACTGTCCAAGGACTTTGGCATCTCCATTCTCTAAAGTTTGCCCACCTAGTACCTCAGTAGGCTTGGGGGCAAGTGGGCCTAACTATGTGACAAACGTACATCATCCTGAACAGTCTGTCATTATGCACCCTCACAATGCTACACAATCAGTCACAATTGGTCAGTTGTCCCAAGGAAATGTCAGACTGAATACTCCTCTAGCTGGAATTAACTATGGAATACGTACAGattctctctcctcctcaaCATCTGGTCCACCACAACGCTCCACTACACCACAACCAGCAATAATGAGAGATAGGCTATTGAAGCAACATGCAAGTGCTGGCCAGGTGACTGGGGCAAATGAAAATGATGTGCGACACTTCCATCAAGGAACACATAGGTCATCTGTGGCCCAGTTACACACAGATGTCGTGGTAATGCAGCCTGAGTACAAAGGGATACATCGTGGGGGGTTGCATCTGGATCACTACAACAGAGACTTACGTGTACTTATGCCCCAACAGTTAACAGAGCACCCAGGTGTTCTTGAAGCTCACAAGGCTCAAACACCAGAGCCTCCTTCTTTGTCATCACCCTCACATATATCTTCAGCATCTTCAAAATCGCCCTCTGTTAAGAATTCTCCATTGACTCTGAGAGACTCACCAAAGGCACTGGAGGTGAAAATGTCACAGTCTACTCATTCTCCTCATTCAGAGAGTAGAATAATTGGTCATACTCCTGGCTCAGTCATTTCTGCTCAAGGAGTACAGCGGATACATACTGGCAGTCCTGGCTCCATCCCTGAATTTTATAGAGAAATGCATGGCTTCCATTCCCAATTACCTGGTTCCTCAGTAATTGGGATTAACATGGCTAATTATGGCATTGCACCATCTCAGGTGAGTAATCATAGTGTAACTAAATGGTAGGAAAAGTGTTTTAGTTGTTCTGTGTTCACAAAATTCAAGTTTAAAATCATAcacttaaaatttcattaagCAAATTAAAccactgcattttaaaaacaattgtATGTATCCTTCTCCTTATCAGAATTCTCAGGAAGGTGAACACAGATCTAAAGCTGCCCATATTGCATCTGGCGGCCCGCTTAGGGAAACAACACTTAGCATGCCGCATGTTAGGCATCCAGGCTCAATGGATATGTCTCGTGTACATCGGATCCAGGGCGAGACCACCTCTCCTGTTTACACCTCTCCAACTGCCATTACACCCAAATCGGAATTATCTCACTCTCTACAGAAGGGACCTCAGAGTGTTTCGTCAGGGCTCATTTCACTTCTTCCTTCAGCACCATCCAATATAAGACCAGATATAAAAACTGACAGTGCTGGGCACTCATCAGTTGACATGGTTCAACTGTTGAAGGTAGGTTTATTATATTACCAATAGTTATTCAGATTGTAGAGAATTCATTGGATGTTGATTATGTGTCTTAAGAACaaatacttatatttatatgtaactGTTGTGCTTTCTGCCTTTTTCTCTTTGAGCAGAAGTATCCTATTGTATGGCAAGGTCACTTGGCACTCAAGAATGATAGTGCTGCAGTCCAGTTACACTTTGTTTCCGGTAATAATGTCCTGGCTCACCGTTCACTGCCTCCTTCAGAAGGAGGTCCCCCTCTTCGCATTGCCCAGAGAATGCGTTTAGAAGCTTCCCAGCTTGAGGGAGTTGCAAGGAGGATGACTGTAAGCACCTTTGCTTCCTTTTACAACTGTAGTTACATTTGAAATATGCATATGTACATGTTTGGATTATGCAGTCACAGTTGTATGTATATGTAGGGTGAGGAGACATTTTAGAGCAAGGTTATCAAAATCAGGGCCGCatgactatttatttttatggtttCCCTCTTCCAGCATGCAAAATCCAGCACTATAAGGCCTTAGTAATTAGGTTATGAGTTAAATGGGGTAGAATGCCAAACACTACAGTGCTGTTGGCTCCAGGACTAGAGCCTGACAACATTTTCTGCTTCCATTCCTAGCTTGAGGATGATTACTGCCTCCTGTTGGCGTTACCTTGTGGTTTGGACCAAGACGATGTCCTCATTCAGACTCATGCTCTCAAAACCTGCTTTATCACATACCTGCAGGCAAAACAAGCTGCTGGGATTATCAATGTTCCGAACCCAGGCTCCAATCAGGTAAACACAGCTGAAGAGCAGTCTGCATACATCTAAACTTGTTCTATTCAGAAAAATTCTTCTTCAAATAGCCAGCTAGGAGTTTTTGCTCCCCATTTATAAACAATACTAATTGTTACAATGAAGAACATTACAGTTTTCAGTagcaaatatttacataaatactgACTTAATCCTAATTCATACCCCTTTACTAATGAGAAGTTTGTTTTCCCTTTGTCTTGTAGCCAGCCTATGTTGTCCAAATATTTCCTCCTTGTGAGTTTTCTGAGAGCCACTTGTCTCACCTCGCTCCAGACCTCCTCAAGAGCATTTCCAGCATCTCACCGCATCTCATGATTGTTATTGCATCTGTGTAAGACTTTCCAGAAAGAGCCAATTTCCTTAAATAAGAATTATGCCAACACCAGCTAAACATCATTCTTGAAAATGCCTCAATGGATTTACTCCTCTGTGGTCTTTACTCGTGCATACATTCTTTTGGTTCTTTCACCAaatcttttattcattacatgATTTCATAATCCATTTAACTCAAGGTCAAGTGTGCACAGTAGTAAATGGAGCTTTGTAATGATCAattttctgatcattttattgttttcattgctTTTTTGAAAGTTTTGAAAGTGtaactatgatttttttaagaCCTAGATAAACTCTTTTAAAGACATTGAACTGAAAAACagctgatttttatttcattgaaATAATGattgtgatttattatttttaaaaacgtcTTAAGAAGATGGAACAGATCAATCATTGCACTATGttaaggaaattaaaaaaaaatggaaatcaaATATGTAAGACTTTGTAcagatttgaatattaatgtgGTGCATATTACTTCAACATGCTTCTTTCACCAGCCATGtgtgtttgaaaatgaaaacgATTAAGCTGGAGAGAGAGGGCATTTTGTGAACTTTATTTGAGAATTGTTGGAAAGCAATGTATGATAAATTTGTTGTATGTACTGCATCTACTGTCCAGTCTCCAGTCAGCAAttccatgacatttttaaaaacaactcTCAGTGTATACTCTTATTTCCCAAAGGGACAGAGTAATTGTGAGAGTTGTAGAGTTTACACTTGATGCCTCAATCGGGGATTGTATGTACATTATTCTCTTTCTATTCAAAACTTGAGGTAATTTGGGTGAAGTAGgactgtgtatatattataaatatttataatacctTCAGAGCAGGCCCTATGAATCTATAACAGATGTTGTCATTGACTATAAAGCTAAATTTCATCAGTATCACTCAAAttgcattgttttttaaatcagttcaGTGCCaaattttttaaaggaaaaaaatatcaaattttatttttaatactttgtaCTTGTCACTGGATCTTTT is a window from the Pangasianodon hypophthalmus isolate fPanHyp1 chromosome 16, fPanHyp1.pri, whole genome shotgun sequence genome containing:
- the spen gene encoding msx2-interacting protein, encoding MVRETRHLWVGNLPENVREEKIIEHFKRYGRVESVKVLPKRGSEGGVAAFVDFVDIKSAQKAHNTVNKMGDRDLRTDYNEPGTIPSAARGLDDSLSIATRGRDVSGFTRGAGATVYGPPASLHSREGRYERRLDGASESRERTYDHSAYGHHDRGSSSSSFDRQRHYDTEYYRDPRDRTLSGGGSGSASSSSASTGGASLVVTGGSGATGSSSSAAGGSSANTAGTGSGGSTSGGVNFYGSRCRSPGRFETTETRYEARARESFTLASVVHRDLYREERGRRGDRTYRHSRSRSPHTSQSHNVSPQRLTSPAARPPHSPSGSGSHSRSSSSDSASSTSSSGSGSESSSSSSDESPARSVQSAAVPAPSSQPLPPLEKDEPRKSFGIKVQNLPVRSTDTSLKDGLFHEFKKHGKVTSVQIHGASEERYGLVFFRQQEDQEKALSASKGKLFFGMQIDVTAWTGPETESENEFRPLDERIDEFHPKATRTLFIGNLEKTTSYHDLLNIFQRFGDIVDIDIKKVNGAPQYAFLQYCDIASVCKAIKKMDGEYLGSNRLKLGFGKSMPTTCVWLDGLASNITEQYLTRHFCRYGHVVKVVFDRLKGMALVLYNNIECAQAAVKETKGWKIGGNKIKVDFANHESQMAFYRSMQASGQDIRDFYDILSDRRDERRQLYHEFSTERACYENVRTPGTYAEELRRKYSARSREFYTEWDPYTTDYYDPRYYDEPCEFRDYRDPYEQDIRKYSYMQRERNRDRERFETDRERDHSRRTAEHNQSPSHPRRPSSPTASPVLTERLVSDSELHIYSRSSERSGSCSSISPPRFEKPDRIRLERYSKSDKLEKERPLFEADRGNVGEKERRAGRKDKGEKDRIEKHKLRKLKLSSPSVPSSETDLEPDREASPDTAQRNSGKTLAKEKESGKGRLDLPPCVVHLTRVKEKEGKFIDHGIVEKQRMKTASDHVSPPTPPPLADHKTMLHRIEIQSREVLKHGKMPKDKCLASQVETIDKEGKIKGRKYLKAEPVFEKSNSDADRLAARKRRFEEETTRTNRLRRVTEDEDEGRLGLKWLGHIHFSKGLDEDKKYAQLEMPKHEGRIDKNECLVTLSTTSEGPDSEMTKNLGHNIDLQLRELAEEATDPINDLDKRMHGAKDQQYLSLKVSDDRNLEMEQHLIDLKRHSALQQIDALNSKERLLFDLDHSQSCRKQMEQSRRLQQQLQDCDNTDKTESTFSTDVQDFDHQSLGNVLGKTPLDVTDVSPPLKRKRSEAFDYHFITNKECNYQGSRQLNDDSERNVTSALVDEDLPADSLPLNADKAKDKHKPESNSHWDGFKCNNHNTLTDIELLKAKKSLIGNEGLSWESKMKQDTMKETSFPSTIVKRESIRKRLVHELEPGEVRSDSDDDDDDYTHMSPKLDLSLKRECEGKVLDLKLSGSLEKNKFYEFALDKTITPDTKALLERAKSLSSSREDNWSFLGYDSRFTSFRNCTDKEKVEPTPRPIPSWYMKKKKIRSDCEGKLDDKKQDPKREEQESGELFASRFLHSSIFEQDSRRLRHLECKDNDPEIGISREKATITVEKAETVGADLVQEPIVLFHNRFLELQQKKDKDQESHSLEKNVEAETVEKNTAPNQEQVQSPKEPDVVIGLKSVSPSLSESLLNPTEAFVHQNKPVCPVTESSLLPVIDEKFEDTQIVSHQLSSPMHDIKAALPVSTPPLTKMDSTEVEPEEEIYEHKGIAVNTLAEEQNVDVKPPTPGACLSNLEAESDPADCLSPIPAKLKDVQVPLKVELAEEKTEYLDCNSHQNVESSLEMQLVVSEPEVEPTQPVRKQVKNKKAKANPSALLPMLASQPASTEKPAIRKSERIDREKLKRTLSPRGEATKMISDSKNSSKSPVYSTDLEQINDPSMPHGRTRQRRNVRSVYATPHEDEVHQQQGKDFAESSRSMRKRADKESVQQDVLTPPASTRRGRPPKTRKRVDDVSPMKGEQTKTPEVDDTNIKESGKGGEITKVAEGWRSPRSQKVQAIVRAGQSRKPAKTDKPSEVDISESLKSQVKAKDETPSLEKVAKKSETDLMDKPQMSEKCVKVKVPRLTRNTKTVPIDKSVNLKNLVIDLSGDAVKDALYSGDESSQHCQDPSKTTKTELPVKEESRTAKDFKDVDDLSPDEREEFLLDVEPPAEPEAVFLARQMELERAVENISNLAVEQPPPYKESSCQPPVVLTPVAAESDQTEVEKPANPASETELAAAIDSITAENISADADGFHTPPTYTSLLPASESLVLPTSNEVIEPETNLVIKNIRDFEPSSSLTPDSKSSQPTVVTECPPSEVPKKGGRPRLKTPKKSKARKVSANKKSDVISHAVLEAELAAVKLPESIPEDMPTTNPKTATSAAAATVVTVAAACKHDVASVVTLNTPKEAEQPAIDQPEPQESAFHSGTNSPSYFRSPEPSSEPVAPALTPPSTCLNITPSHSAKVPHTTPDWVTRTEEKVIPPIHKVAVVASAPTVVVGGHSANTAIPPDTKASDIDPSSSTLRKILMEPKYVSALNSSSVPSTLLTTSLTDPRMSQNESLPVIKSSVLEDRPSPVTPVTPQMVPPQQPPPQSSENLNIFKEKMGNTVISSTATSVISRIPMPFDFDNTPRISLSNRSSGLSQPKHKYRFGMNDNNRYHGLSNSDEGRSSDNTPSNTGSGPGLRVNTSEGVMVLSYSGQKTEGPQRIVAKISQIPPASAVDIEFQQSVSKSHVKQEQLQPQPSTPKVSQTPTTQGHTGAILSNQGFNAQPVISSIKKEGPVSDKSEASSHIGSQSAPLKTFQHLSPSHQVLRYNQSMLQQHHIKKASVLEPISVKGDVKQSQSFNHSPVLSPHPSPLPGNHISSPATPNDRLACHPKHELHCPRTLASPFSKVCPPSTSVGLGASGPNYVTNVHHPEQSVIMHPHNATQSVTIGQLSQGNVRLNTPLAGINYGIRTDSLSSSTSGPPQRSTTPQPAIMRDRLLKQHASAGQVTGANENDVRHFHQGTHRSSVAQLHTDVVVMQPEYKGIHRGGLHLDHYNRDLRVLMPQQLTEHPGVLEAHKAQTPEPPSLSSPSHISSASSKSPSVKNSPLTLRDSPKALEVKMSQSTHSPHSESRIIGHTPGSVISAQGVQRIHTGSPGSIPEFYREMHGFHSQLPGSSVIGINMANYGIAPSQNSQEGEHRSKAAHIASGGPLRETTLSMPHVRHPGSMDMSRVHRIQGETTSPVYTSPTAITPKSELSHSLQKGPQSVSSGLISLLPSAPSNIRPDIKTDSAGHSSVDMVQLLKKYPIVWQGHLALKNDSAAVQLHFVSGNNVLAHRSLPPSEGGPPLRIAQRMRLEASQLEGVARRMTLEDDYCLLLALPCGLDQDDVLIQTHALKTCFITYLQAKQAAGIINVPNPGSNQPAYVVQIFPPCEFSESHLSHLAPDLLKSISSISPHLMIVIASV